GCTTGGTGTGCGGGGCGCGGACCGGTTCGGCCTTGGTCGCGGAGACGACAGCCAGGAGCAGCACGACGAGCGGGACGAGGCGGCTCGACATGGGGTCCTCCCTTGGCTGGCGACGGAACGCGCAGACCTGCATACGTCGATTGGACGCGATTTGTTCGCGCGGCATGGCGGGACGGCGTTCCCGCGTAATAACTGCGTAACATGACTGATCTAGAATCCCAGGAGATCGAGATGGCGCTGTCGGTTCCCCTATCGCCCCCTCGGCGATGTGCCATGGAGGTGTCCCATGAGATATCCCGTTGTTTGCACAGTGATTCTGCTTTCGATCCTGCTGCTTACCGGCTGCGGCGGCGACGGCGATCCGACGCATCCCCCGGCGGGCACGAGCATTGGTCCCGACGGCGGCACGGTGAGCGCCGACGCCGGTCGCGTGACGCTGGCCTTCCCCGCCGGAGCTGTGGACGACGAGATCGATGTCGGCGTCGAGCCCGCCTCCTCGCCGCCTGCCGACGCGGGCATGATCCTCGCGCGGGCCTACGACCTGTCGCCGGACGGCGCGCAGTTCCAGCAGCCGGTGACCTTGACGATCCGCTACGAAGACGATCAGGTGCCGGTCGGCGTCGTCGAAGAGGATCTGAGGCTCTGCAAGGCGGTGGGCGCAGCCTGGCAGACGGTCCCGGGAAGCGTGGTGGACACCGGGGCGAACACCGTCAGCGCCGAATTGACGGGCTTCAGCATGTACGGACCGGGCAGCCCGGGCGGGTCCGGGGAAGCGCAGATCACCCTCGCGCCCAGCGAGATCACAATGCCGGTCTTCGGCACCTTGACCTTCGACGTCACGATCGAGGGGTTGGAGGACGAGACGGTAACGTGGAGCGTCGTGGAAGGAATCACCGGCGGCCAGGTGCGCGGCTACGGAATCTACAACGCGCCGGCCGGCGGCGGCGTCTTCCACGTGCGGGCCACGAGCGTGGAGAACCCGAGCGTCTTCGGTGAGGCCGAGGTGACGGTGGCCACGAACTGGGGGTGTCCGGAGGAACCACCGGAGCCGGCCTACGAGCTGGTCTGGATCGTGGAGGTTCCCTCCATTTTCCAGGAGTTGATCTACGGCATCGCCTGGCACGAGAACCAGCTCTGGGTGGCCGGCATGGGGTGCATCATGCACTGGACCGACACCGGTCAGTACCTGGGTTGGTCGGGACTCGGGGCCAAGCCCGACCCCGACGGGCCCGGCATCGTGCACACCTACGTCGGCTACCATACCGGCGCCGACGAGAACGACAGCCCTCATCCCTGGCTTTTGGACGGCGCGTTTTCCTGGGGCCTCGCCGGCGTCGCCTGCGATGCCGTCGGCAACGTCTATGTCTGCGACTACGATTATTCTCGTGTGCAGAAGATGAGCCCGGGTGGAACTCTAATGGACATCTGGGAAGTGGATGATCCCTTGAGCGTCGCGGTCAGTCCCGAACATTCCATCTACGTCGTCGATCACGTTCCCGCCGGGATCGACAACCTCTTACGTTATACCCAGGCCGGCGTTCACGTCGATACGATCAACTCCTTCGGAGAGGGGTGCGACCTCACCTACTTCCATCTGATGGGGTTCGATCAGGGGGGAGAGATCTTCCTGTCCTCCCGGTTCGACGGGCGTGCGGTGGCGCGGCTGGATCCCGAGCACGAATACCTCGGTTCCTCGGTGCGATACGGCGATGGAATGTGCGAGGCCCGAGGAGCCATGACCGTCGACGCGGAGGGCGACATCTACACAGTGAGTTCCACACACCCGTTCCTGTTCAAGAAGTTCGACCGGGACGGCTGGCTGCTGGCCGCCTGGCCCACCAGCGGGCCGGGCTACGAGGATCCCCGCGGCATCGGCGGGATGACCGTGGACGGCTACGGCAACGTCTATGCCACCGACTGGACGAACGGCATGATCCTGAAATTCCAGCCGGCCGATCAATAGGGGCAGCGCATCCGGCGTGGAAGCGGAAGATCGAACACCGATGATAAAGCGAGGGCCCGGTGCGACCGGGCCCCGGACAGAGCTCGCATCAGCGCAAGCGCTCAACGATACATCTGCTTGATGGCGCTCCAGCTCTCGTCTTCGTCGGTGACCGGACCGTCGACCAGCACCAGGTAGTCCTCCGACTCGCCGTCCTCGAATTGTCCCGCGCCGTTCCAGTTGGGCGTGCCGACGGGCCTCTCGGTGATGCTGAAGCGGCTCCAGACGTAGCCCGGATCGCCGCCGATCAAGAACGGAGGGGGCGCGAGGCCCGACAGGGGGCCTACGTAACCCGGCGGGATCGGGAAGTCCACCAGGATGTGCTCGGGGGCCGAGCAGAAGGTCTGGGCCGAGGGCGCCCAGATGCCGTCCTGGTTCCAGTCCATCAGCACGTTCACGAAGGCGTCGTGGCCGCCGTTGGTCAACATGATGTCCATGTTGCCGCCCCACACGCCCGGCGTGCAGAACAGGCCCAGGGGCGCCACGGGCGGCCCGCAGGGCACCACGACCCCGCCGACGATGGTGAAGGCGCCGGGGATGATCATGCCCGCGTCGGGATCCATGAAGCACTCGTCCATATCGTAGGGCGCGAACATGGGGCAGGTGCCGGCGTTGCCATCGGGTTCGAAATCCTTCATGGGACCGAAGAACATCAGCGGGTTTGGTGCGTGGTAGATCCACGCGGCGGGCCCCACGGTGACGCAGGTCGGAAAGCTGCCGATGATACCGCTGGCGGGATAGGCCAGGACGCCCTCGGGCGCGTCGCCGTACTCCCCATGCTGCTGGGCCTGCGCGGCGAGTGCGAAGAGCGCGATGAGCGCGACGACGATCAGGGTGATATTCCGGGTGCTGAACATGCTGTCTCCCCTTCTTCAGGTGCTCCAAGGCCTGCCGGCGGATCCGGTGACCGGTCGATGAGGGGGATGTTTAGCGGGAAAATGCTATCTTACGATATGTGCAGGTATCTCGTGTGCTTAATTGATGGTTTTTTACATTTGTCCGCCGGGCCGGCGCTCGCGGTGGCTCCGACCGTGGTCTCCCGCCTGCAGATTGCCGGTATGTGCGGGTTGGTCCGCGCAGCTCAGCGGGCGAGCGTCATCCGGCGCGAGACCCGGACGCCGTCCGCCACGAGCCGGCCGACATAGATCCCGGACGCCGCCGGCCTGCCCTCGCCGTCGACGCCGCGCCAGACGCAGGCGTGCGCACCGGGCGGCAGCTCCCCGTCGACAAGCGTCGCGATGCGGCGGCCGCAGAGATCGTAGACCGACAGGTTCACCGCGGCGGCGGCCGGCAGATCGAAACGGATCATGGTGACTGGATTGAAGGGGTTCGGCGCGTTCTGCGCCAGGAACGGCCCCACGAAGGGGTCCTCATCCGCAGCCGAGGCGCCGTCGGCCAGCCGGAACAGCTCGCTGCCGGCCAGCAGGAAAGCGCCGACGCCGAAGTCCGCGGTGCAGTCGCAGGTCACCGGCTGGGACGACGCCGGCTCCCCTCCCACGTCCTGCACGTATCCCAGGAAGCCGTCGGGGTGGACGGCGACGGTCGACAGGCCCTGCCAGGCCCGGGCCGCCACGGGCAGGTATGTCTGCTCGTCCAGCAGGCCGCTGCGGATGCCCCACGCCAGGCCGAAGGTGAAGAACGCGGTGCCGCTGGTCTCCGGTCCCGGGAAATCGGTCGTGTCGGCGAGGCTCACGTTCCAGAAACCGTCGGCGCGCTGGACCGCGGCCAGGGCCGCGGCCATGTCCCGGAAGGTCGCGACGTATTCCGCCCGGTGGGGATCGCCGGGCGGCAGGTCCGCCAGCGTGCGCGCGAGCCCGGTGAAGACCCAGCCGTTGCCCCGCGACCAGAAGCAGGGCGCGCCGGCGGGCGTGGCGTAGGGCGGCAGGTAGCTCTCGTCGCGATACCACAGGTGGCGGGCCGGGTCGTAGAGGCCGCGCGCGGTCCTGGTGTGGGCGTACAGGTCGTGCAGCTTGAGGAAACAGCGGTCGTCCCCGTGCAGGAGGCCGAGGCGCATGAAGACGGGCATGGCCATGAACAGGGCGTCGCACCACCACCAGTCGTCGCACTCGGGGCTCTCGACCATGCCCAGCACGCTGGTGGTGATGTCGGCGAGATGCGCGGGATCGGGGACGAACACGTCGAGCTCCGCGTACGTCTGCCCGCAGCACTGATGGTCGGCGTTGCGCGTGGTCGGACCGCCGAAGAGGGCCCAGGCGTTGCTGTCCGCCCAGAGAAAGGCGTAGTCCAGGTCGGCCTGGCGCGGGGCGATCGCGTGCAGCGCCATATGACCGGCGAAATAGGCCGACCGGGCCCAGCCGCGGTTGCCCGGATCGGGATGCCCCGCGACCCAGTGACCTTGGACCAGGCGCAGGGTGGCGAGGATCTCGGCGCGGGAGGGCGGGTCCTGGGCCGAAGACGGCGACGCGAGCATCATGCCCAGCGTCGCCGCCATCGAACAGAGATACCAGAAGCGCATGGCGACCGTCCAGGCCGCGCTACCTGGCCATGCTCTCGGGCCGGTAGCTGAACTGGAAGATGATCGACGTGTCGCGCTTGTCGTCGCGGAACTCGTTGTCGTAGCTGGTGGCGACGGGGATGCGCACGCCGACGAAGGGATTGAACTTGCCCAGGGCGTAGGACACGCCGGGGAACAAGTCGATCAGCGTGCCGGCCATGTTGGCGCCGTTGTCGACGGTGGGGCTGCCGTCGCTGAACTCGGTCTCGGACTTGCCGTCGCCGAGCTTGACGATCGTGGCGCCCATGTGCAGCCACCAGCTCCGGCTGGCGCGGTGGCGGCCGAAGACCGAGCCGACGATCTGGCTGGCATTGGTCGTCTTGGTCGTCGCGGTGTATGTGCCGTAGTCGAAGACCGACTCCACCGGCGAGTTCTTGCGGTACATCAGGCCGAACAGCAGGCCGCGCTTGGGCGTGGACTTGGCGTACTGGCCCCGCAGGATGTAGTCGGTGGTGCCGGTGCCCAGGGGCACGGCGTACTCGAAGCCTGTGTCGTCCTCGACGGTCTTCTCCTCGTTGCCGGTCGGCAGCTTGACGCTGGCCGCGAAGCGCAGCTGGGTGCCGGGCGCGGCGAGGGGTTTCGTGTACTCGGCGTCGAGGGTGATGTCGCCGAGGCCGCTGGCCGAGGCGTCGTAGCCGAAGTAGTTCAGTGTGCGGTCAAAGATCAGCGGCACGTGCGCCTTCATGGCGAACATGGGCGAGAAGCGGTAGAAGGGCGTCAGCACGCCGGCCTTCATGTTCTCGGTCACGTCGACGTAGGTGCTGATGCCGGCGCCGGCGGCGTCCTTCTCGCCGTCCTCGCCGGTCTCATCGTCGCCATCGCCGGGAACCGGCGCGAAGTCGACGGCCGAGGGCACGGTCAGCGGCGCCGTGGTGGTGTCGAAAGCATCGCCGTGATCGTGGCCGTATTCCCCCTCCTGCGCCATCACGGCCGGCGCGGCGATCATCAGCATCGACAGAATCCCCGACCCGATCACGAGCTTGCTTATCCTGAGCATGATCAGCCCTCCCGATGGTGAAGAGTCTCCAACCGCCCTGCAGGGTAACACGCGCCAATCGACCCTCAAAATGTTATGTCGTCGACGCGCGCCGGCGGAAAAGCATGGCCTGGAGGCGGCGCCGGATGATAACATTCCCGCGCCATACGAGTTGATCATCTCCAACACAGGGAGTCGACGCATGAAGAAGATGCGACGTTGGCTGCCCCTGCTCCTGCTGCTGCTGGCGGCGGTGGCGGCCTGGGCGGCGGCGCAGATGCTGAGCGTACAGGTGCGCGAGGGGCAGTTGCGCGATCGCCCCTCGTTCCTGGGCAAGGTCGTGGCGGACGTGTCGTACGGCGACCGCATGACCGTGCTCTCGTCGCAGGGCGGCTGGACCAAGGTCCGCGACGGCGGCGGCAAGTCGGGCTGGATCCACACCTCGGCGCTCACCGAGAAGAAGGTCGTCCTGAAGGCCGGCGACATGGACGCGGCGACCGGCGCGTCGGGCGAGGAGCTGGCCCTGGCGGGCAAGGGCTTCAACGACGAGGTCGAGGCCGAGTTCAAGTCCAAGAACCCGGACGTGGACTACGCCTGGGTGGACCGCATGGAGATGATGGCCGTCTCGGCCGAGGAAGCGGTCGACTTCCTCAAGGACGGC
This bacterium DNA region includes the following protein-coding sequences:
- a CDS encoding glycoside hydrolase family 88 protein, which produces MRFWYLCSMAATLGMMLASPSSAQDPPSRAEILATLRLVQGHWVAGHPDPGNRGWARSAYFAGHMALHAIAPRQADLDYAFLWADSNAWALFGGPTTRNADHQCCGQTYAELDVFVPDPAHLADITTSVLGMVESPECDDWWWCDALFMAMPVFMRLGLLHGDDRCFLKLHDLYAHTRTARGLYDPARHLWYRDESYLPPYATPAGAPCFWSRGNGWVFTGLARTLADLPPGDPHRAEYVATFRDMAAALAAVQRADGFWNVSLADTTDFPGPETSGTAFFTFGLAWGIRSGLLDEQTYLPVAARAWQGLSTVAVHPDGFLGYVQDVGGEPASSQPVTCDCTADFGVGAFLLAGSELFRLADGASAADEDPFVGPFLAQNAPNPFNPVTMIRFDLPAAAAVNLSVYDLCGRRIATLVDGELPPGAHACVWRGVDGEGRPAASGIYVGRLVADGVRVSRRMTLAR
- a CDS encoding SH3 domain-containing protein, which produces MKKMRRWLPLLLLLLAAVAAWAAAQMLSVQVREGQLRDRPSFLGKVVADVSYGDRMTVLSSQGGWTKVRDGGGKSGWIHTSALTEKKVVLKAGDMDAATGASGEELALAGKGFNDEVEAEFKSKNPDVDYAWVDRMEMMAVSAEEAVDFLKDGGVEPKGGE